The following are encoded together in the Mesotoga infera genome:
- a CDS encoding HEPN domain-containing protein produces CFASQQAAEKAVKALHLSLGQEAWGHMVSKLIQELPKGIVLPDDLLDKARILDNSYIPARYPNSHPEGSPFEYFGSKQSEEAIAYAGEIVEFVNNEMAK; encoded by the coding sequence TGCTTTGCGTCACAGCAAGCGGCAGAAAAGGCAGTAAAGGCTCTCCATCTTTCTTTGGGTCAGGAAGCGTGGGGGCACATGGTAAGCAAACTGATTCAAGAACTTCCTAAAGGAATTGTGCTGCCCGACGATTTATTGGATAAGGCGAGAATTCTTGACAATTCTTACATACCTGCGAGATATCCGAATAGTCATCCCGAAGGCTCTCCCTTTGAGTATTTTGGAAGCAAGCAAAGTGAGGAGGCTATTGCATATGCCGGTGAGATTGTTGAATTCGTCAATAATGAAATGGCCAAGTAA